A stretch of Gossypium hirsutum isolate 1008001.06 unplaced genomic scaffold, Gossypium_hirsutum_v2.1 scaffold_57, whole genome shotgun sequence DNA encodes these proteins:
- the LOC107895185 gene encoding F-box/LRR-repeat protein At3g59190, producing the protein MAIKRKQGFANAENLKTRDVKARRIDEEDLADRLSELPDHVILHIMSSLPIKEAVRTCLLSTRWKDLFTSISNIELDGVLRNKALRNRFMKFSDGFLSLRKDISVDRFRLCCGPGIDHRKINEWILYAVRHGVRELDLIFRSRSFETRHFTELEFAVFTCKTLLTLRLFNLPSLVLTIPTHCCLPKLKVLHLTFLKFSDDESIRRLLSSCYSLEELLVESCELSNLNKLSICHPTLKRLTINDGHIDHSYELEINTPNLVCFDFGYFYCEETRLSLINLNSLSEARICIGFIAKMFSNYCNDTASAFDLMRALSCVQSFHLTGVCLQIQAMLQSPSLIPEFPNLTSLKMGACYAGWENMLARCPCLETLAFELEDFDPVDWHTPKKDPSCLQHHIKAIKIFALKRKHVEFQLIGYLLKKAGVLECLTVEIESVTKREQRMMSKNICALPKASKKCHILII; encoded by the exons ATGGCCATCAAAAGAAAACAAGGTTTCGCTAATGCTGAAAACCTAAAAACCAG GGACGTAAAAGCCAGAAGAATAGATGAGGAAGACCTAGCCGACAGACTCAGTGAGTTGCCGGACCATGTTATTTTGCACATCATGTCATCGCTTCCGATTAAAGAAGCAGTTCGAACATGCCTTCTGTCAACCAGATGGAAGGATCTTTTTACTTCCATATCCAATATTGAGCTTGATGGAGTTCTAAGGAATAAGGCTTTACGTAATAGATTCATGAAATTTTCGGATGGATTTCTGTCCTTGCGTAAGGATATCAGCGTGGATAGATTTCGCCTCTGCTGTGGACCCGGAATTGATCATCGCAAGATCAATGAATGGATACTGTACGCAGTAAGGCATGGCGTTAGAGAACTTGACTTGATCTTTCGAAGCAGGTCCTTCGAAACAAGACACTTCACTGAGCTGGAATTCGCGGTTTTCACTTGTAAAACACTGCTCACATTGAGATTATTCAACCTTCCAAGTCTCGTCCTGACTATTCCCACCCATTGTTGTCTGCCGAAACTCAAAGTTCTCCATCTTACTTTTCTGAAGTTCTCTGATGATGAATCCATTAGAAGGCTACTTTCGAGCTGCTATTCGCTGGAGGAATTGCTTGTTGAATCATGTGAACTCAGCAACCTAAACAAACTCAGTATTTGCCATCCTACACTGAAGAGGCTAACCATAAATGATGGTCATATTGACCATAGTTATGAACTGGAGATTAACACCCCGAATCTGGTCTGCTTTGATTTCGGCTACTTCTACTGTGAAGAAACAAGGCTCTCACTCATAAACCTAAACTCTCTTTCAGAAGCACGCATTTGTATTGGATTTATAGCTAAGATGTTTTCAAACTACTGCAATGACACTGCTTCGGCATTTGATTTGATGAGAGCACTCAGTTGTGTTCAATCATTTCATTTAACCGGTGTTTGCTTACAg ATTCAAGCTATGCTACAGAGCCCCAGTCTGATTCCCGAATTTCCAAACTTGACTTCTTTGAAGATGGGTGCCTGCTATGCTGGATGGGAAAACATGCTTGCTAGATGTCCATGTCTTGAAACCCTTGCTTTTGAGTTGGAG GACTTTGATCCCGTAGATTGGCATACACCGAAGAAAGATCCCTCTTGTTTACAGCATCATATCAAGGCAATCAAGATTTTTGCATTGAAAAGAAAGCATGTAGAGTTTCAATTGATCGGGTATCTTTTGAAGAAGGCAGGGGTCTTAGAGTGTTTGACGGTGGAGATCGAAAGCGTGACAAAGAGAGAGCAGAGAATGATGAGTAAAAATATATGTGCACTGCCAAAAGCTTCAAAGAAATGCCATATACTTATTATCTAA